CTCATCCCTATCCGAGCATCGTCTtgacacatgcacacaggcGAGTGTGCAAGAGGCACCGTTTTAGGCATCTCTTCAGTGTGATCGGCCTTTTCCCTCGGCTGTGTGCTGCCCACCCCATCCCACTTCGGCCCCGCCATCTCAGCTGCATCGCCTATCTTTCTCTTCTTTAGACTTGAAGTGCGCAATAGACCCGATTTGGCCgtgtctcctctctctctatctcgcgcgcgcgcgcgtgtctgtgcctgcGCAAGCACATGTGCACCACCCTCCATGCAAACCCGCCCTTGCGCTTCACACAGAGAGGGTTCGCTGCACTGCCTGTGTACTGTTGtacgccggcagcggccaaCGCCGCATCTTGCACTTGCTCTACTCGACCCACGCGCGTCTCTTCCTTCTGGGGCTCGTTCTTATTGTTTTGCTCCCTGCCGGTGTTATCCCTACTGCACGGTAACCCACACACAACGTTCCTTTCCCACACATGCAGAGGTACACGCACGGCGTGTTTCCGTTTTCGTGCTGACGCCACACTCTTGCTCACCCCCTCTTTATTGAGCTTGCTCTGCCGtacttctctctccctgccaTTAACTCCATCGTCGTACAGTAATCATTGACGAGGAAGAGCAACATCATCAAACaactcccccctccccccttaAGCCGAAGGACTGTTGAGCCATCGCGGCACGATAAACGGATCCGCTTGCATTTGACCgcgcgcacccacacgcaccagcgaaccgacagagacgcacaaACCCCTCGGCTTTTCTCTCCGGCTTTAGCAGCTTGCGTACACTTGATCTGTCACATCATCTTTTTGGATGTCTGCAAACACACCTCAGCACCACAAGGGTCATCAAGTCGCCGCCGGAGAGACTTTCTTCTACCGTCAGCATGTGCGTCCAGGCGTAGAGACGACCTTTCGCATTCGGCTTATTTCTGGCACCGCCAACCCGGACCTCACCGACAACGTGGCCAAGTGCCTGAACGTGGACAAGTGCCGCACGGAAATCAAACGCTTTGCCAACGGGGAGCTGAACATCAAGGTGGTCGACAATGTTCGCGGTGATGACTGCTTCATCATTCAGCCGACTGCCGGCGGCTTCGACACGGACGTCAATACGGCCatgatggagctgctgctgctggtgcacaCTCTGAAGCTGTCTTCGGCGAAACGAATTACGGCTATCGTGCCCTACTACGCGTATAGCCGCCAGGATCGCAAGAGTGAGCCGCGTGTGCCGATCTCTGCctccgcggtggcgcagctgctgcagtgcatGGGTGTTGACCGTGTCGTGACGATGGATCTGCACTGCGGTCAGATACAGGGCTTCTTCAGGAACATCCCGGTGGACAACCTGCTCATGTTCCCCGAGTTTGCTACATACCTGACGCGGCAGCCGTGGTTCGACAAGAACCAAACCGTGGTAGTATCGCCCGATGCCGGCGGCGTGGAGCGCGCCAACGTTCTGGCCGATCGCATCGGCGCTAGCCACATTGTCACCATCCTGAAGCGTCGCAAGGAGGCCGGAAAGGTGGACTCTATGCAGACGGTCGGTAACGTCCAGGGCTACACGTGTGTGATCGTCGACGATATGGTCGATACCGCGGGCACACTGTGCAAGGCGTGCGACCTACTGAAGGAGATGGGCGCGACGCGTGTCATTGCCTGCGCGAGCCACGGCATTTTGACCGATCCGGCGTGTGACCGCATTAATGCCTGCGAGGCACTGGAGGAGGTAGTGGTCTCCGACTCGATCGATCAGCGCCTGACAACGGCGAAGTGCGATAAGCTGACTGTACTGacgacggcaccgctgctggcgcaaGCCGTGCACAGCCTCCACACGGAAGCGTCGCTGTCCTCTCTTTTTGTGAAGCTGTAGCTCCCAGCTCCGCGACACTAGAAAGAGGCACGGTCGTACGTGCGCCACCGTTGCCTTCACGTTCACAGACCCTAACATGAAAGCGTGCAGCAGTGTAAACGCCGATAAAGCCAAACGTGCCCGCCCCTCCGAGCAGAGAGAACGAAAGAGGCCCGAGAGGACGGAGGGGAACTTCTTCATCTCTTTTCCgctctgcccccctcctctccttctccttctccttctcccgctcctttttttttgtttgacCGCCTCTCTGTATCTGtcgtttctcttttttctttttttacccttttttttcgttaaCTTTCTGATCCTCGTATTTGCTCGCTTAATATCTTCGTGCAgatgtacatgtgtgtgtgtgtgtgcgcgcgcaggtgtGCATGGCGGGTTCTAAGTGTTGTGGCCGGATGCGGGCCTCTGTGTGCCTGCAGGGGTGTGcgatgcggtggtggtggtggtgcgagGGAAATCGGAAAGGCATTGCGCCTCCTTCTACATAGTCACAATACGAAAGCGGAAAAAGCTAAACGAGTAGAGCAAAGGGCTCATCCCGCATACCGCAAGGCACGCACCCAGTCCTGCCATGCCGCGGATGCCTGCGGAGTTTTCTCTGGGCCGAgcttgtttgtgtgttttaCTGTGGAGATTTATCGAGCTCGTCCTTATGGCAGTAAACGCGTGACGTGCGTATTTTGTGAGATGTAGCAGGAGTGCTTattttgctctctctccttgagtgtcggtgtgcgcgctcGCTTGCGAGgggtctctctctttgtttgGTATTCCactttttgtgtgtgtgtgtgtgggtgggtgggtgcgtgtTTTTTTGTTGAATGTTTGTGTTTTGATTGATTTTGGGTCTCTTCTGCAGATCCGCACAATGCTGACAAGCGTGAAGAACGCAACCGACAACAAACTACGGCAACTGATGGACGGTATCCTTGACGGAAACGGATAAAAAAGAAATCAGGGACGCCACGTCGCGCTGGGAAGGACTATCGCGGCATCTGGCGCAGCCTCGCAGGGTGCGGCTAATGCGTATCAAGGCGCTTCATGCTAAGAGAGTCATCCTATGTGTATGGCGCGCAGGCCGATTGCACACTTGTGACATGCAGGGTGAAGTTGGCAGTCGCAACATGGGCATCGAAGCGCCTCTGCCGGGGCTCTGGGTCTCCGGGGTGGGGGAGAAAGCTGGGACCCCACTGTACCACGTCGCAGTCGAATGAGTACACGCCATCGCGGGTATGTATGCGCAGTAGTCAGTCAGTGTTTTGCTTCTCCGTTGGCACTCTTTTCGATCGCTTGAtatcctcctccgccgctcACTCGAACCGCTCcccccatctctctctctctctcttactCACACCGGCACTTTTTCTTTGCCTGCGatcatgcacacacacacacccacacacacacaaacacacacaaacacatggGCGCGCATTCTCACAAGCGTGAAAAAGGTCCGAATCCGACACGCGAAAAAAAGCATATTGGGTCATCTTGTCgtttgctctctcttctttgttTCGTTGTTTGGCTCCTTCACCTGCGGGACTGTGAGTTTCTTCTTCTACTTGGATTAAAGCGCGCCTTGTCGACTGCGCGCGGCGTTACACGTGTAGCTGTATGTGTGCTTCCATTGGCGTTGCTGTCACCTGTGCGTGCCGGTAAGGCAGGCCGAGACGGAGCGTGCTTCGGTCACGGTTTGCGCGACGTGCGGTGTGATTCTCATTGTCCACTCCCGTGGACAAGGTGAGGCCGCCGCAGTCTTTGCATGCAGAAACGCATGCGTCACAGGCTCCAGCTCCATTTCTCAAGCCTTACGAGTGATCAACACCGTGGCGTTCTGGTGGACTGAAGCGCACCGCCACACCTGCGCACCTCCATCGGCGTTCTTGAACAGCAGCTCCAgtttttttgtgtttcgTCTGTCCTCATTTTTGTGTTTCGCTGGGCACTCGAGCCTCCCCTCTTTTGCGTGCCcacgctgctcttctccgaCGCCGACTTGGCGGGGGCGCTAGCCAGCGAGTCGGGCTCACGCAGAGAGTTACAGTAGTAGCAGCAAAGCGGACACTAGCGGCACCTGCACGTGGCCGCAGCAAAGACGATCACCCGGCAGGTGGAACACGTCGCGTGAAGAAGGAGTGCCCTTGCTTTACGTTTAGCCTTTTCTTGTTTGTTGCTGATTTCGGCTTCCCTATTGCGCCCacgttttttgttgtcgttgtcgttgtggTGCCAGCCTGAAAGAGGGCAGCCACGCCACAGTgagagcgaggaagaggggttGGACGGtggggcgagagggagatgcGGACAGCACTTCCTTGTCGTTCTTCATTCTCCCTTTCCGCCTGTCTCGGTGTGTCTCTTCGCGCGTGCAGACTTGTGTGattttttcgttttttggTTTCTCTGACACCTCTACGGggctcccccttccccccccctccttccttttctctgttCGTGGTCAAGCGGATTCGCCCTTGCCGACAGAACGACACTAATAAAAGGGCAGTCAGAGCGAGCGAAGAGGCGCCCTTCATTCTGCAGacgcgtttttttttttgctacTCTTGTCTTTTTGCGAGGTGTTAACGGTTAACCTCacacgctgcgctgccgccgtgcacgcTCATTGTGTCCAGGTCTATTTTCTTCGTGCCTTCTCTTGCTTGCTTCGCTCCAGTGCGCTCGTATGGTTTCCATCTGTATTCACCGTCGaactcccccctcttcctgctctcctctccgtcttgaacggagcgcagctgctggcacACGCGCATTCGCAACGCAGAGGTGTCGCGCTTGAACGCGGAAATCTTCAGGCCAATTTCCACTTGTGCTCCTGTCCTCGACGGAGGGGTGGCTGTGCATGTTTGTAAGTGCATGAAAGCCTTTGCtgcgcctttttttttgacaAAAAGCGAAACAAAGACGACCGATCAGGTGTACTCTCGCATCGCTGCATACAGTCAGTCTCTGTCAGAGCACAGATGTCGTCGGCTCGCGTGTCCCCGTTCGACAGCAGCCCGGAGTGCAGCACTGCGCACATTTTGAtctcgcgctcgcgcagcgacGAAGCCGGTGACATTGACTCAAACTCCTTCGATGCCGCAAGACAATCCctggtgtcgctgccgccgaccgCGACCTCGGCCATGACGCTGCCTGCGTCGGAGGCCTTTGTTTCTGCGAGGAGTGGACCTACTGCCACTGATGGGTCACCTTCGGCACGCTACGTACCTATTCCCAGCACGGATCGAGGGCGCGCTGCGGACAACCAGAATGGCACCTCACACAACGTCAGGGCGCCTTCAACGCTGCCGACTCCACTGCTCATGACAAACATGCGCACTCCACCCGCAACCCAGGCGCCTTTGCGGGTCACGGATGAGCCGAAGGCGCGGCCGCCCAACGGGTTCACCAGCGCTTCACAAGCGAGCGCTGCAGGCCCCGTCGAAGGCTCCTTATTCGGCCTTCCAGCGGCGCAATCCGTCATGCCGCGTCGATCTGCATCGTTGCCGCCGGTGCCCACCTCACGCGGCGCCGGGAGCGAATGGCGGCGTGGGACGGTCCCCGTAAACGGGACGAGCGGCTCAAACCTCCTCCCACCACTGCCACCTCCCGTGAGG
The DNA window shown above is from Leishmania major strain Friedlin complete genome, chromosome 33 and carries:
- a CDS encoding putative phosphoribosyl transferase — protein: MSANTPQHHKGHQVAAGETFFYRQHVRPGVETTFRIRLISGTANPDLTDNVAKCLNVDKCRTEIKRFANGELNIKVVDNVRGDDCFIIQPTAGGFDTDVNTAMMELLLLVHTLKLSSAKRITAIVPYYAYSRQDRKSEPRVPISASAVAQLLQCMGVDRVVTMDLHCGQIQGFFRNIPVDNLLMFPEFATYLTRQPWFDKNQTVVVSPDAGGVERANVLADRIGASHIVTILKRRKEAGKVDSMQTVGNVQGYTCVIVDDMVDTAGTLCKACDLLKEMGATRVIACASHGILTDPACDRINACEALEEVVVSDSIDQRLTTAKCDKLTVLTTAPLLAQAVHSLHTEASLSSLFVKL